Proteins found in one Pelmatolapia mariae isolate MD_Pm_ZW linkage group LG7, Pm_UMD_F_2, whole genome shotgun sequence genomic segment:
- the sbno1 gene encoding protein strawberry notch homolog 1 isoform X1 yields the protein MDPGQDLLLAALSESGICPNDIGLFDVDSQDVAQPSTTQQSISISALDVGVGLGTESVEVVRPEHPAAVPIVTIRHKPQPSTTTFVLNQLNQLPPLGAVVTKQSAINPVKHTITVTKVVHVANSTLRSSSAPSTTSIPPSASTVVPSNRDQQIQLKDLLRPSSVKSTGLKGNSLIELMKLKPPPDIAPPVATATGPGDLNNGIKREVLGKDAARIWIHDDIKLQTFPHSLKPPVVKEEDEPEEEEEDELGHAETYAEYMPQKLKVGLRHPDPVVETSSLSSVSPPDVWYRLTIPEEVIDRGCLSALQLEAITYAAQQHETFLPNGDRAAYLIGDGAGVGKGRTIAGIIYENYLLGRKRSLWFSVSNDLKYDAERDLRDIGAKNIQVHSLNKFKYGKISSKHNGSVKKGVIFATYSSLIGESQSGGKYKTRFEQLLHWCGEDFDGVIVYDECHKAKNVCPIGSSKPTKTGLAVLELQNKLPKARVVYASATGASEPRNMAYMNRLGIWGHKTPFREFGDFIQAVERRGVGAMEIVAMDMKLRGMYIARQLSFTGVTFKIDEVPLTQQYINMYNKSVRLWVSARERFQQAANLMDAEQRMKKSMWGQFWSAHQRFFKYLCIASKVRRVVQLAREEVQNGKCVVIGLQSTGEARTLEALEEGGGELNDFVSTAKGVLQSLIEKHFPAPDRQKLYSLLGIDLSAKKTPSPSDTAVEQEQKGKKRKGSEVKKQQKKRPRKHGGLSGTSSDESQSEESDRDCDSDDSFKSVSSADEDDDFNPFREESDDDDDPWLNRKEPKKGKEKKKKKRRKSIDPDSIQSALLASGLCSTRPTFTASVNPPSTPATVKSDSQESWLTSQDSVELAQKMKKELLEKLEDLAEDLPPNTLDELIDELGGPENVAEMTGRKGRVVSNDDGTITYESRSELDVPVEILNLTEKQRFMDGEKNIAIISEAASSGISLQADRRVKNQRRRVHMTLELPWSADRAIQQFGRTHRSNQVTAPEYVFLISELAGEQRFASIVAKRLESLGALTHGDRRATETRDLSRFNFDNKYGRNALEIVMKSIVKLDTPLVSPPSDFKGDFFKEIQIGLVGVGLINVEDRSGTLSLDKDYNNMGKFLNRILGMEVHQQNALFQYFSDTLSAVIQEAKKNGKYDMGILDLGSGDEKVKKVDCRKFLTPGYTTSGHVELYTVSVERGMSWEEATHAWADQNGADDGFYVQMRNNKKTAILVKEVNTKKRLFLVYRPNTGRQVKLETYADLKKKFKKVLSEDAKQHWTDQYKSSEKICSHAYWRGNCKKASVGLQCEVGLRCRRYYVLCGSVLSVWNELEEVLTPVSGTNVKVQIVRLRTEDGQRIVGLIIPANCVSPLINKLSTSDQCQQLAVQEQQKRQQLHPQSLSHTHHT from the exons ATGGATCCCGGACAGGATTTACTTCTCGCCGCTCTCAGTGAGAGTGGAATTTGCCCAAATGATATTGGCTTATTTGATGTTGATTCTCAGGATGTTGCACAGCCCTCTACAACCCAGCAA TCTATCTCCATCAGTGCCCTGGATGTTGGTGTTGGTTTGGGGACAGAGTCAGTAGAAGTTGTTCGACCTGAACATCCTGCTGCAGTCCCCATTGTTACCATCAGG CACAAACCTCAGCCATCAACCACCACGTTTGTCTTAAATCAGCTGAATCAGTTGCCTCCACTGGGAGCTGTTGTGACCAAACAGTCTGCTATTAACCCTGTCAAGCATACCATAACTGTCACCAAGGTGGTTCATGTGGCGAATTCAACCCTGCGAAGTTCATCAGCCCCCTCTACCACAAGTATTCCCCCTTCAGCATCCACAGTAGTGCCTTCTAACAGAGATCAG CAGATTCAGTTGAAAGACCTCCTTCGGCCCAGCAGTGTGAAGAGCACTGGTCTAAAGGGCAACAGTCTGATAGAGCTCATGAAGCTCAAGCCTCCACCTGATATTGCTCCACCAGTAGCAACAGCCACAGGCCCAG GTGACTTGAACAATGGAATCAAGAGAgaagttttgggtaaagatgctGCCAGGATCTGGATTCATGATGACATTAAACTACAAACCTTTCCACATTCTCTG AAACCTCCAGTGGTGAAGGAAGAGGATGAgcctgaggaggaagaggaggatgagcTGGGTCATGCTGAGACTTATGCAGAGTACATGCCACAGAAAT TAAAGGTTGGCCTGAGGCACCCAGATCCTGTTGTAGAGACCAGTTCTCTGTCCAGTGTGAGCCCTCCAGATGTGTGGTACAGACTGACCATCCCAGAGGAAGTCATTGACAGGGGCTGCCTCTCTGCGTTGCAGCTGGAAGCTATTACATATGCAGCTCAG CAACATGAGACATTCCTCCCAAATGGTGATCGAGCTGCTTATTTGATTGGCGATGGAGCTGGTGTGGGGAAAGGCAGGACGATTGCAGGGATCATCTATGAGAATTACCTCCTGGGCAGGAAGAGGTCACTATG GTTTAGTGTCTCAAATGATTTGAAGTATGACGCTGAAAGGGATTTAAGAGACATTGGAGCCAAGAACATCCAGGTTCATTCCCTGAACAAG TTCAAATATGGCAAAATCTCTTCAAAGCACAATGGAAGTGTGAAGAAAGGTGTCATCTTTGCCACCTACTCCTCTTTGATAGGAGAGAGCCAGTCAGGAGGGAAATATAAGACCAGATTTGAGCAGCTTCTCCACTGGTGTGGCGAAGACTTTGATGGAGTC ATCGTCTATGATGAGTGTCATAAAGCCAAAAACGTTTGTCCAATTGGCTCCTCCAAGCCTACAAAAACTGGGCTTGCAGTGTTGGAGCTGCAGAACAAACTCCCAAAGGCTCGGgttgtgtatgcaagtgctacAG GTGCCTCTGAACCACGAAACATGGCCTACATGAACCGGTTGGGCATATGGGGACACAAAACACCCTTCAGAGAATTTGGGGACTTCATCCAAGCTGTTGAGCGCAG AGGTGTTGGCGCCATGGAGATTGTAGCTATGGACATGAAGCTGAGAGGGATGTACATTGCAAGACAGCTGAGTTTTACAGGTGTGACTTTCAAGATCGACGAGGTTCCCCTGACTCAGCAATATATCAACATGTACAACAAATCTGTTAGACTG TGGGTGAGTGCACGGGAAAGGTTCCAGCAGGCTGCAAACCTCATGGATGCAGAGCAACGCATGAAGAAGTCCATGTGGGGTCAGTTTTGGTCTGCCCACCAAAGGTTCTTTAAGTATCTCTGCATTGCCTCCAAAGTCCGCCGAGTGGTTCAGCTGGCCAGAGAAGAGGTTCAGAATGGAAAG TGTGTGGTGATTGGCCTTCAGTCCACTGGTGAAGCAAGAACACTGGAGGCCTTGGAGGAAGGAGGGGGAGAACTCAATGACTTTGTTTCAACTGCAAA AGGTGTGCTACAGTCCTTGATTGAAAAGCACTTCCCAGCTCCAGACAGACAGAAGCTTTACAGCCTGCTGGGTATCGACCTCTCAGCAAAGAAGACCCCCTCTCCCAGTGACACAGCAGTAGAACAAGAACAGAAGGGCAAGAAGaggaaag GTTCAGAGgttaaaaagcagcagaaaaagcGTCCCCGGAAGCATGGGGGTCTGTCGGGTACGAGTTCAGATGAGAGCCAGTCAGAGGAGTCGGACAGAGACTGTGACAGTGATGACAGCTTCAAATCAGTCAGCTCAGCAGACGAAGACGACGATTTCAACCCATTCAGAGAAGAGTCTGACGATGACGATG ATCCATGGCTTAACAGGAAGGAACCAAAGAAagggaaggagaagaagaagaaaaagaggagaaagagtATTGATCCAGACTCGATTCAAAGTGCCTTGTTGGCCTCGGGGCTGTGCTCCACTAGGCCTACTTTCACTGCCTCAGTTAATCCCCCCAGCACGCCTGCCACAG TCAAGTCAGACAGTCAGGAAAGCTGGCTAACAAGTCAGGACTCAGTGGAACTTGCccagaaaatgaagaaagagcTGCTTGAAAAACTGGAGGATCTGGCAGAGGATCTGCctcccaacactctggatgagctcaTAGATGAATTGGGAGGACCTGAAAATGTAGCTGAG ATGACTGGCCGTAAAGGTCGCGTGGTCAGCAACGATGATGGGACCATCACTTATGAATCTCGCTCTGAGCTGGACGTCCCTGTGGAAATACTCAATCTCACTGAGAAGCAGAGGTTCATGGATGGAGAGAAG AACATAGCCATCATCTCAGAAGCAGCGAGCTCGGGTATATCCCTGCAGGCTGACCGTCGAGTGAAGAACCAGCGGCGGAGAGTCCACATGACACTAGAGCTGCCGTGGAGCGCAGACAGGGCTATACAGCAGTTTG ggagaacccacagatcAAACCAGGTCACAGCTCCAGAATATGTCTTCCTCATATCGGAGCTTGCAGGAGAGCAAAGATTTGCATCCATTGTTGCCAAAAGACTAGAAAGCCTG GGTGCTCTCACTCATGGTGACAGAAGAGCAACAGAAACTCGGGATCTGAGCAGATTCAATTTTGACAACAAA TATGGCAGAAACGCTCTGGAAATTGTGATGAAGTCGATCGTAAAGCTTGATACTCCATTAGTGTCTCCACCCTCGGACTTTAAAGGGGATTTCTTCAAAG AAATTCAAATTGGATTAGTAGGTGTTGGCCTCATAAATGTGGAGGACAGATCTGGCACACTATCACTAGACAAAG ACTACAACAACATGGGGAAGTTCCTGAATCGTATTTTGGGCATGGAGGTCCATCAGCAGAATGCTTTGTTTCAGTACTTTTCTGACACGCTTTCAGCGGTGATTCAGGAAGCAAAGAAGAATGGCAAATATGACATGGGCATTCTCG ATCTGGGCTCGGGTGATGAAAAAGTAAAGAAGGTGGACTGCAGGAAATTTCTAACACCTggctacactacatcagggcatGTTGAACTCTACACT GTAAGTGTTGAAAGGGGAATGTCCTGGGAAGAAGCCACACACGCTTGGGCAGACCAGAATGGAGCCGATGATGGTTTCTATGTGCAG ATgaggaacaacaaaaaaacgGCCATCCTTGTCAAAGAGGTGAACACTAAGAAGAGGCTGTTCTTGGTGTACAGGCCCAACACCGGCCGGCAGGTCAAACTGGAGACGTACGCAGACCTCaagaagaaatttaaaaag GTCTTGTCAGAAGATGccaagcagcactggactgacCAGTACAAGTCTTCAGAAAAAATCTGCTCACACGCATATTG GCGCGGTAACTGCAAGAAGGCGTCAGTGGGTCTACAGTGTGAAGTTGGTCTTCGGTGCAGGAGGTACTACGTTTTGTGTGGATCAGTGCTCAGTGTTTGGAATGAGCTGGAGGAAGTGCTCACCCCGGTCAGTGGAACCAATGTAAAGGTGCAGATTGTCCGGCTGAGAACCGAAGATGGGCAGAGGATAGTCG gACTGATCATTCCGGCGAACTGTGTGTCTCCGTTAATTAACAAGCTCTCAACATCGGACCAGTGTCAGCAGCTGGCTGtgcaggagcagcagaaacGGCAGCAGCTTCACCCTCAGAGTCTGagccacacacaccacacatag
- the sbno1 gene encoding protein strawberry notch homolog 1 isoform X2 → MDPGQDLLLAALSESGICPNDIGLFDVDSQDVAQPSTTQQSISISALDVGVGLGTESVEVVRPEHPAAVPIVTIRHKPQPSTTTFVLNQLNQLPPLGAVVTKQSAINPVKHTITVTKVVHVANSTLRSSSAPSTTSIPPSASTVVPSNRDQIQLKDLLRPSSVKSTGLKGNSLIELMKLKPPPDIAPPVATATGPGDLNNGIKREVLGKDAARIWIHDDIKLQTFPHSLKPPVVKEEDEPEEEEEDELGHAETYAEYMPQKLKVGLRHPDPVVETSSLSSVSPPDVWYRLTIPEEVIDRGCLSALQLEAITYAAQQHETFLPNGDRAAYLIGDGAGVGKGRTIAGIIYENYLLGRKRSLWFSVSNDLKYDAERDLRDIGAKNIQVHSLNKFKYGKISSKHNGSVKKGVIFATYSSLIGESQSGGKYKTRFEQLLHWCGEDFDGVIVYDECHKAKNVCPIGSSKPTKTGLAVLELQNKLPKARVVYASATGASEPRNMAYMNRLGIWGHKTPFREFGDFIQAVERRGVGAMEIVAMDMKLRGMYIARQLSFTGVTFKIDEVPLTQQYINMYNKSVRLWVSARERFQQAANLMDAEQRMKKSMWGQFWSAHQRFFKYLCIASKVRRVVQLAREEVQNGKCVVIGLQSTGEARTLEALEEGGGELNDFVSTAKGVLQSLIEKHFPAPDRQKLYSLLGIDLSAKKTPSPSDTAVEQEQKGKKRKGSEVKKQQKKRPRKHGGLSGTSSDESQSEESDRDCDSDDSFKSVSSADEDDDFNPFREESDDDDDPWLNRKEPKKGKEKKKKKRRKSIDPDSIQSALLASGLCSTRPTFTASVNPPSTPATVKSDSQESWLTSQDSVELAQKMKKELLEKLEDLAEDLPPNTLDELIDELGGPENVAEMTGRKGRVVSNDDGTITYESRSELDVPVEILNLTEKQRFMDGEKNIAIISEAASSGISLQADRRVKNQRRRVHMTLELPWSADRAIQQFGRTHRSNQVTAPEYVFLISELAGEQRFASIVAKRLESLGALTHGDRRATETRDLSRFNFDNKYGRNALEIVMKSIVKLDTPLVSPPSDFKGDFFKEIQIGLVGVGLINVEDRSGTLSLDKDYNNMGKFLNRILGMEVHQQNALFQYFSDTLSAVIQEAKKNGKYDMGILDLGSGDEKVKKVDCRKFLTPGYTTSGHVELYTVSVERGMSWEEATHAWADQNGADDGFYVQMRNNKKTAILVKEVNTKKRLFLVYRPNTGRQVKLETYADLKKKFKKVLSEDAKQHWTDQYKSSEKICSHAYWRGNCKKASVGLQCEVGLRCRRYYVLCGSVLSVWNELEEVLTPVSGTNVKVQIVRLRTEDGQRIVGLIIPANCVSPLINKLSTSDQCQQLAVQEQQKRQQLHPQSLSHTHHT, encoded by the exons ATGGATCCCGGACAGGATTTACTTCTCGCCGCTCTCAGTGAGAGTGGAATTTGCCCAAATGATATTGGCTTATTTGATGTTGATTCTCAGGATGTTGCACAGCCCTCTACAACCCAGCAA TCTATCTCCATCAGTGCCCTGGATGTTGGTGTTGGTTTGGGGACAGAGTCAGTAGAAGTTGTTCGACCTGAACATCCTGCTGCAGTCCCCATTGTTACCATCAGG CACAAACCTCAGCCATCAACCACCACGTTTGTCTTAAATCAGCTGAATCAGTTGCCTCCACTGGGAGCTGTTGTGACCAAACAGTCTGCTATTAACCCTGTCAAGCATACCATAACTGTCACCAAGGTGGTTCATGTGGCGAATTCAACCCTGCGAAGTTCATCAGCCCCCTCTACCACAAGTATTCCCCCTTCAGCATCCACAGTAGTGCCTTCTAACAGAGATCAG ATTCAGTTGAAAGACCTCCTTCGGCCCAGCAGTGTGAAGAGCACTGGTCTAAAGGGCAACAGTCTGATAGAGCTCATGAAGCTCAAGCCTCCACCTGATATTGCTCCACCAGTAGCAACAGCCACAGGCCCAG GTGACTTGAACAATGGAATCAAGAGAgaagttttgggtaaagatgctGCCAGGATCTGGATTCATGATGACATTAAACTACAAACCTTTCCACATTCTCTG AAACCTCCAGTGGTGAAGGAAGAGGATGAgcctgaggaggaagaggaggatgagcTGGGTCATGCTGAGACTTATGCAGAGTACATGCCACAGAAAT TAAAGGTTGGCCTGAGGCACCCAGATCCTGTTGTAGAGACCAGTTCTCTGTCCAGTGTGAGCCCTCCAGATGTGTGGTACAGACTGACCATCCCAGAGGAAGTCATTGACAGGGGCTGCCTCTCTGCGTTGCAGCTGGAAGCTATTACATATGCAGCTCAG CAACATGAGACATTCCTCCCAAATGGTGATCGAGCTGCTTATTTGATTGGCGATGGAGCTGGTGTGGGGAAAGGCAGGACGATTGCAGGGATCATCTATGAGAATTACCTCCTGGGCAGGAAGAGGTCACTATG GTTTAGTGTCTCAAATGATTTGAAGTATGACGCTGAAAGGGATTTAAGAGACATTGGAGCCAAGAACATCCAGGTTCATTCCCTGAACAAG TTCAAATATGGCAAAATCTCTTCAAAGCACAATGGAAGTGTGAAGAAAGGTGTCATCTTTGCCACCTACTCCTCTTTGATAGGAGAGAGCCAGTCAGGAGGGAAATATAAGACCAGATTTGAGCAGCTTCTCCACTGGTGTGGCGAAGACTTTGATGGAGTC ATCGTCTATGATGAGTGTCATAAAGCCAAAAACGTTTGTCCAATTGGCTCCTCCAAGCCTACAAAAACTGGGCTTGCAGTGTTGGAGCTGCAGAACAAACTCCCAAAGGCTCGGgttgtgtatgcaagtgctacAG GTGCCTCTGAACCACGAAACATGGCCTACATGAACCGGTTGGGCATATGGGGACACAAAACACCCTTCAGAGAATTTGGGGACTTCATCCAAGCTGTTGAGCGCAG AGGTGTTGGCGCCATGGAGATTGTAGCTATGGACATGAAGCTGAGAGGGATGTACATTGCAAGACAGCTGAGTTTTACAGGTGTGACTTTCAAGATCGACGAGGTTCCCCTGACTCAGCAATATATCAACATGTACAACAAATCTGTTAGACTG TGGGTGAGTGCACGGGAAAGGTTCCAGCAGGCTGCAAACCTCATGGATGCAGAGCAACGCATGAAGAAGTCCATGTGGGGTCAGTTTTGGTCTGCCCACCAAAGGTTCTTTAAGTATCTCTGCATTGCCTCCAAAGTCCGCCGAGTGGTTCAGCTGGCCAGAGAAGAGGTTCAGAATGGAAAG TGTGTGGTGATTGGCCTTCAGTCCACTGGTGAAGCAAGAACACTGGAGGCCTTGGAGGAAGGAGGGGGAGAACTCAATGACTTTGTTTCAACTGCAAA AGGTGTGCTACAGTCCTTGATTGAAAAGCACTTCCCAGCTCCAGACAGACAGAAGCTTTACAGCCTGCTGGGTATCGACCTCTCAGCAAAGAAGACCCCCTCTCCCAGTGACACAGCAGTAGAACAAGAACAGAAGGGCAAGAAGaggaaag GTTCAGAGgttaaaaagcagcagaaaaagcGTCCCCGGAAGCATGGGGGTCTGTCGGGTACGAGTTCAGATGAGAGCCAGTCAGAGGAGTCGGACAGAGACTGTGACAGTGATGACAGCTTCAAATCAGTCAGCTCAGCAGACGAAGACGACGATTTCAACCCATTCAGAGAAGAGTCTGACGATGACGATG ATCCATGGCTTAACAGGAAGGAACCAAAGAAagggaaggagaagaagaagaaaaagaggagaaagagtATTGATCCAGACTCGATTCAAAGTGCCTTGTTGGCCTCGGGGCTGTGCTCCACTAGGCCTACTTTCACTGCCTCAGTTAATCCCCCCAGCACGCCTGCCACAG TCAAGTCAGACAGTCAGGAAAGCTGGCTAACAAGTCAGGACTCAGTGGAACTTGCccagaaaatgaagaaagagcTGCTTGAAAAACTGGAGGATCTGGCAGAGGATCTGCctcccaacactctggatgagctcaTAGATGAATTGGGAGGACCTGAAAATGTAGCTGAG ATGACTGGCCGTAAAGGTCGCGTGGTCAGCAACGATGATGGGACCATCACTTATGAATCTCGCTCTGAGCTGGACGTCCCTGTGGAAATACTCAATCTCACTGAGAAGCAGAGGTTCATGGATGGAGAGAAG AACATAGCCATCATCTCAGAAGCAGCGAGCTCGGGTATATCCCTGCAGGCTGACCGTCGAGTGAAGAACCAGCGGCGGAGAGTCCACATGACACTAGAGCTGCCGTGGAGCGCAGACAGGGCTATACAGCAGTTTG ggagaacccacagatcAAACCAGGTCACAGCTCCAGAATATGTCTTCCTCATATCGGAGCTTGCAGGAGAGCAAAGATTTGCATCCATTGTTGCCAAAAGACTAGAAAGCCTG GGTGCTCTCACTCATGGTGACAGAAGAGCAACAGAAACTCGGGATCTGAGCAGATTCAATTTTGACAACAAA TATGGCAGAAACGCTCTGGAAATTGTGATGAAGTCGATCGTAAAGCTTGATACTCCATTAGTGTCTCCACCCTCGGACTTTAAAGGGGATTTCTTCAAAG AAATTCAAATTGGATTAGTAGGTGTTGGCCTCATAAATGTGGAGGACAGATCTGGCACACTATCACTAGACAAAG ACTACAACAACATGGGGAAGTTCCTGAATCGTATTTTGGGCATGGAGGTCCATCAGCAGAATGCTTTGTTTCAGTACTTTTCTGACACGCTTTCAGCGGTGATTCAGGAAGCAAAGAAGAATGGCAAATATGACATGGGCATTCTCG ATCTGGGCTCGGGTGATGAAAAAGTAAAGAAGGTGGACTGCAGGAAATTTCTAACACCTggctacactacatcagggcatGTTGAACTCTACACT GTAAGTGTTGAAAGGGGAATGTCCTGGGAAGAAGCCACACACGCTTGGGCAGACCAGAATGGAGCCGATGATGGTTTCTATGTGCAG ATgaggaacaacaaaaaaacgGCCATCCTTGTCAAAGAGGTGAACACTAAGAAGAGGCTGTTCTTGGTGTACAGGCCCAACACCGGCCGGCAGGTCAAACTGGAGACGTACGCAGACCTCaagaagaaatttaaaaag GTCTTGTCAGAAGATGccaagcagcactggactgacCAGTACAAGTCTTCAGAAAAAATCTGCTCACACGCATATTG GCGCGGTAACTGCAAGAAGGCGTCAGTGGGTCTACAGTGTGAAGTTGGTCTTCGGTGCAGGAGGTACTACGTTTTGTGTGGATCAGTGCTCAGTGTTTGGAATGAGCTGGAGGAAGTGCTCACCCCGGTCAGTGGAACCAATGTAAAGGTGCAGATTGTCCGGCTGAGAACCGAAGATGGGCAGAGGATAGTCG gACTGATCATTCCGGCGAACTGTGTGTCTCCGTTAATTAACAAGCTCTCAACATCGGACCAGTGTCAGCAGCTGGCTGtgcaggagcagcagaaacGGCAGCAGCTTCACCCTCAGAGTCTGagccacacacaccacacatag